One Papaver somniferum cultivar HN1 chromosome 10, ASM357369v1, whole genome shotgun sequence genomic window carries:
- the LOC113315053 gene encoding 40S ribosomal protein S15-like, with protein sequence MDPEIEVATEQPKRRTFRKFAFRGVDLDALLDMSTDDLVKLFTARARRRFQRGLKRQPMALIKKLRKAKRDAPQGEKPEPVRTHLRNMIIVPEMIGSIVGVYNGKTFNQVEIKPEMIGHYLAEFSISYKPVKHGRPGIGATHSSRFIPLK encoded by the exons ATGGATCCAGAAATTGAAGTCGCAACAGAGCAACCAAAGAGGAGAACATTTAGGAAGTTTGCTTTCCGGGGTGTTGATTTAGATGCCTTACTTGATATGTCAACTGATGACCTTGTCAAGCTCTTCACTGCTAGGGCTAGAAGAAG GTTTCAGAGAGGTTTGAAGAGACAGCCAATGGCTCTGATCAAGAAACTGCGCAAAGCG AAAAGGGATGCCCCTCAAGGTGAGAAGCCAGAACCTGTCAGGACCCACCTTCGAAACATGATTATAGTTCCTGAGATGATTGGTAGCATCGTTGGGGTCTACAATGGTAAGACCTTCAACCAGGTTGAAATCAAACCTGAAATGATTGGCCATTATCTTGCTGAGTTCTCAATATCGTACAAGCCAGTAAAGCATGGGCGCCCTGGTATTGGTGCCACTCACTCCTCTAGATTTATTCCTCTCAAATAG